A part of Brassica rapa cultivar Chiifu-401-42 chromosome A05, CAAS_Brap_v3.01, whole genome shotgun sequence genomic DNA contains:
- the LOC117133988 gene encoding uncharacterized protein LOC117133988 codes for MVLGDNTYSVCLYTSMETILFKHSDLRIHREWKDGVWKMADKVKPDKKRKAAASSQNSGMDNVFLRRSERVPKRSRDTKTPFKSDRNPALTVIPEIIPAVDPFSTPAEHKLSRLQNWMTLKPGMHET; via the exons ATGGTACTTGGTGATAACACATACTCGGTGTGTCTCTATActtctatggaaactattctatTCAAACATTCAGATTTGCGAATTCATAGAGAATGGAAAGATGGAGTCTGGAAGATGGCAGATAAG GTGAAGCCtgataagaaaaggaaagctgctgcctcatcacaaaattcaggaatggataatgttttcctaagaaggAGCGAGAGGGTGCCTAAACGATCTAGAGACACAAAAACTCCATTCAAGTCTGACAGAAATCCGGCTTTAACTGTAATACCTGAGATTATACCTGCAGTTGATCCGTTTTCAACTCCTGCGGAACATAAGCTTTCAAGGCTTCAAAATTGGATGACATTAAAGCCCGGCATGCATGAAACGTAA